The genomic window TTGTAAGTTAAGTTCGATTCCGCCAAATTCAGTCAGCAATTCTCCACCATTCACCGGAATGTGTTCGGACCCCAAAAGTGTCAGCCACATGGAAAATCTATTTGTAAAACCGTAGCCCAGGCTCAATGCGCCGCCCTCACCCTCGTTAAGCCCTCTTTCTGCAATCATTTCAAAAGAAGCCGAGCTGATCGCTGCTTTAAGACCTTTATGAGAAAACCGGGATGCCGGACTTTTCTCTTGAGCGTAAACTGAAAAGGATAAAACAAAAACACCCAAAACACCGTTTAAAACAACCTTAATGTAGTTTTTCATTTTCATTCTTGCCTCCCGCTGAATTGTCAAATTACCTAATCGTATGATAGGGTAAAATAAATTACACTTATGTAATCCATTGCTTGGTTGCCTTTGAGAAAGACAAATCGTGTGCCACAAAATTAATGTTGTAATTTAAAGGCTTACCCCTTATTGGGATTTTCCGAATATGTGAAATAAATCGACATCTGTAGCAAATTAACCACGCAA from candidate division KSB1 bacterium includes these protein-coding regions:
- a CDS encoding porin family protein; protein product: MKMKNYIKVVLNGVLGVFVLSFSVYAQEKSPASRFSHKGLKAAISSASFEMIAERGLNEGEGGALSLGYGFTNRFSMWLTLLGSEHIPVNGGELLTEFGGIELNLQQKFEIESRLQPYGKVGFGVYALQEQNSDIAFVGAGLNVALGVDFLFSKHFGVGAEVMFKKLDYYSQRQETEQGEFFTDLNPDLNGDAVGFMLTLMIQ